The Poriferisphaera corsica DNA segment TGCTGTCGCACTCGGCTCAACAGACGGCATGTCACGCGGTATGCCCGTCCTCGACACCGGCGCTCCCGTTTCCGTGCCCGTCGGTGAAGAAGTCCTTGGCCGCGTCTTTAACCTGCTCGGCGAACCTGTCGACAAAAAAGGCCCCGTCAACGCGACCCGTACCCGCGCCATCCACCAAGAACCACCTAAATTCACCTCACTTTCCGCAAAGACCGAAATCCTCGAGACCGGCATTAAGGTCATCGACCTGCTCTGCCCATTCGTCCGCGGCGGTAAGATCGGCCTCTTCGGCGGTGCAGGTGTCGGCAAAACCGTCATCATTCAGGAAATGATCGCTCGTGTTGCCCGTGAGTTCGGCGGCTACTCCGTCTTTGCTGGCGTCGGCGAACGTACCCGTGAAGGTAACGACCTCTGGCGTGAAATGGCTGAAGCGGAGTACACCGATTCAGAAGGCAACACCTCGCGCGTTCTCGATAAAGTCGCCATGGTCTTCGGCCAAATGAATGAGCCTCCCGGAGCACGTCTCCGCGTCGCACTCTCAGGCCTCTCCATGTGTGAGGACTTCCGTAACTCCGGCAAAGAAACACTACTCTTCGTCGATAACGTCTTCCGTTTCACGCAGGCGGGCTCTGAAGTCTCCGCACTTCTCGGCCGCATGCCTTCTGCTGTGGGCTATCAGCCAACACTGGCAACCGAAATGGGTGAACTCCAAGAGCGAATTACCTCGACCGAACAGGGCGCAATTACTTCGATTCAAGCGGTTTACGTCCCAGCCGACGACTACACCGACCCCGCTCCCGCAACGACCTTCTCTCACCTTGATGCATTCGTTGTTCTCGCACGTGGCATCGCTGAGAAAGGCATCTACCCTGCGGTTG contains these protein-coding regions:
- the atpD gene encoding F0F1 ATP synthase subunit beta, which produces MSTATAQGTVSQVIGSTFDAQFPEDQMPEIYNALEIDLEVEGTTKKLVGEVQQHLGGGRVRAVALGSTDGMSRGMPVLDTGAPVSVPVGEEVLGRVFNLLGEPVDKKGPVNATRTRAIHQEPPKFTSLSAKTEILETGIKVIDLLCPFVRGGKIGLFGGAGVGKTVIIQEMIARVAREFGGYSVFAGVGERTREGNDLWREMAEAEYTDSEGNTSRVLDKVAMVFGQMNEPPGARLRVALSGLSMCEDFRNSGKETLLFVDNVFRFTQAGSEVSALLGRMPSAVGYQPTLATEMGELQERITSTEQGAITSIQAVYVPADDYTDPAPATTFSHLDAFVVLARGIAEKGIYPAVDPLASTSRILDPSVLGEEHYEVSRQVQTILQRYKSLQDIIAILGVDELSEEDKLVVSRARKIERFLSQPFFVAEQFTGFAGNYTPLSETIDSFKRICAGEVDELPEAAFMYVGNLDEAKAKAEKMAANV